Proteins encoded in a region of the Streptomyces sp. NBC_00310 genome:
- a CDS encoding ABC transporter ATP-binding protein: METTAWTQLQGLMTARQQSRPFARATLRRIGAFARPHRRRIAWFVALSVVTALLAVATPVLAGHVVDVIVSDGDEAVVVRLAVLIALIAVAEAALGLLGRRLSATLGEGLILDLRTAVFDHVQRMPVAFFTRTRTGALVSRLNNDVIGAQRAFSNTLSGVVSNLVTLLLTLAVMLTLSWQITLLSLVLLPVFVIPARRMGSRMARLQREAADLNAAMGTRMTERFSAPGATLVKLFGRPDDESAEFVERARRVRDIGVRTAMAQSAFITALTLVSALALALVYGLGGWFALRGTLEAGAVVSLALLLTRLYAPLTALAGARVEVMSALVSFERVFEVLDLKPLIEEKPDAREVPEGPVAVEFDDVRFGYPSADKVSLASLEEVASLDTRGGTEVLHGVSFRAEPGQTVALVGSSGAGKSTVAQLLPRLYDTDTGTVRIGGVDVRDLSAASLRGTLGMVTQDGHLFHDTVRANLLLARPGATDDDLWDVLRRARLDDLVRSLPDGLDTVVGERGYRLSGGERQRMTIARLLLARQRVVILDEATAHLDNTSEAAVQEALAEALEGRTAVVIAHRLSTVRTADQILVVEAGRIVERGRHEELLAAGGRYAELYRTQFEKSGTDEPAVAAPVAAV; encoded by the coding sequence ATGGAGACCACCGCCTGGACCCAGCTGCAGGGTCTGATGACCGCCCGGCAGCAGAGCCGTCCCTTCGCCCGCGCGACGCTACGCCGTATCGGCGCCTTCGCCCGTCCACATCGTCGCCGTATCGCATGGTTCGTCGCCCTCAGTGTCGTCACCGCGCTGCTCGCCGTGGCGACGCCGGTGCTCGCGGGGCACGTCGTGGACGTGATCGTGTCGGACGGGGACGAGGCGGTCGTCGTCCGCCTTGCCGTGCTCATCGCCCTCATCGCGGTCGCCGAAGCGGCGCTCGGGCTGCTGGGCCGACGCCTGTCTGCGACGCTCGGTGAGGGACTCATCCTCGATCTGCGGACCGCCGTCTTCGATCATGTGCAGCGCATGCCGGTCGCGTTCTTCACACGTACTCGTACGGGAGCGCTCGTCAGTCGTCTCAACAACGACGTCATCGGCGCTCAACGGGCGTTCAGCAACACCCTGTCCGGAGTGGTGAGCAACCTGGTCACCCTGCTGCTCACCCTCGCCGTCATGCTGACCCTCTCCTGGCAGATCACCCTCCTCTCGCTCGTCCTGCTGCCCGTCTTCGTGATCCCCGCCCGGCGCATGGGCAGCCGTATGGCCCGGCTTCAGCGGGAGGCGGCCGACCTCAACGCGGCGATGGGCACCCGGATGACCGAGCGCTTCTCGGCGCCCGGCGCCACCCTGGTCAAGCTCTTCGGACGGCCCGACGACGAGTCCGCCGAGTTCGTCGAACGGGCCCGCCGGGTGCGGGACATCGGCGTCCGTACGGCGATGGCGCAGTCGGCGTTCATCACCGCCCTCACCCTCGTCTCGGCCCTCGCGCTCGCCCTGGTGTACGGCCTCGGCGGCTGGTTCGCGCTGCGCGGCACTCTGGAGGCGGGCGCGGTCGTGTCCCTGGCGCTGCTGCTGACCCGGCTGTACGCACCGCTGACCGCGCTGGCCGGCGCGCGCGTGGAGGTCATGAGCGCCCTGGTGAGCTTCGAGCGCGTCTTCGAGGTGCTGGACCTGAAGCCGCTCATCGAGGAGAAACCGGACGCCCGCGAGGTCCCCGAGGGCCCGGTGGCCGTGGAGTTCGACGACGTCCGCTTCGGCTACCCGTCCGCGGACAAGGTCTCCCTCGCCTCCCTGGAGGAGGTGGCCTCCCTCGACACCCGTGGCGGCACCGAGGTCCTGCACGGTGTCTCCTTCCGCGCCGAACCCGGCCAGACCGTCGCCCTCGTCGGCTCCTCCGGCGCCGGCAAGTCGACCGTCGCCCAACTGCTGCCCCGGCTGTACGACACGGACACGGGCACCGTGCGTATCGGCGGCGTCGACGTGCGCGACCTGAGCGCGGCGTCGCTGCGCGGCACCCTCGGCATGGTCACCCAGGACGGCCACCTCTTCCACGACACCGTCCGCGCCAACCTGCTCCTCGCCCGCCCCGGCGCCACGGACGACGATCTGTGGGACGTCCTGCGCCGGGCCCGCCTGGACGACCTCGTCCGCTCCCTGCCCGACGGCCTCGACACCGTCGTCGGCGAGCGCGGCTACCGCCTCTCCGGCGGCGAACGCCAGCGCATGACCATCGCCCGCCTGCTCCTGGCCCGCCAGCGCGTCGTCATCCTCGACGAGGCCACCGCCCACCTCGACAACACCTCGGAGGCCGCCGTCCAGGAGGCCCTCGCGGAGGCGCTGGAGGGCAGGACCGCCGTGGTCATCGCCCACCGCCTGTCGACCGTACGGACCGCCGACCAGATCCTCGTCGTCGAGGCCGGCCGGATCGTGGAACGCGGCCGGCACGAGGAACTGCTGGCGGCAGGCGGACGGTACGCGGAGCTGTACCGGACCCAGTTCGAGAAGTCGGGGACCGACGAGCCGGCGGTGGCAGCGCCGGTGGCGGCGGTGTAG
- a CDS encoding BON domain-containing protein — MATGHETEHENGPRTGPGGGASRPPASAHTEYRIAHLEERLARSDLAELGMRIEARGDAVHITGTASSAADREAILRIAAKELPGVAVRADIALADVTAPDRSEELS; from the coding sequence ATGGCGACAGGACATGAGACAGAACATGAGAACGGACCGCGGACCGGACCGGGCGGCGGCGCCTCCCGCCCGCCGGCGTCGGCGCACACCGAGTACCGCATAGCCCACCTCGAAGAGCGGCTCGCCCGGAGCGATCTGGCCGAGCTCGGGATGCGGATCGAGGCGCGCGGCGACGCCGTGCACATCACCGGCACGGCGTCCTCGGCGGCCGATCGCGAGGCGATCCTGCGGATCGCGGCGAAGGAACTGCCGGGCGTGGCCGTCCGGGCGGACATCGCGCTGGCCGACGTCACCGCCCCGGACCGTTCCGAGGAGTTGTCGTGA
- a CDS encoding UbiA family prenyltransferase codes for MPVTTRAVPARPGPPPLPALLATAHGGPTLAVTAVTGLLALRAGLLPFDAVAVTAAVFTGQLTIGWGNDLLDLRRDRVVGRTDKPLAIGVLPVSLVVRALVVAAVACLVLSALAGWRSALVNATLATGAGHAYNLGLKATAWSWAPYACAFGTLPSVVTLAGPAQGWAPWWMTCAGATLGVGAHLLNTLPDLADDERTGVRGLPHRIGERRSRVLAAVLLPAASLLAVLGPAGTPPVWAWAVVALVTVLALLSLVARGRAPFRAAVAIALLDVVLLVAAG; via the coding sequence ATGCCCGTGACCACCCGCGCGGTCCCGGCGCGCCCCGGACCGCCGCCCCTGCCCGCGCTGCTCGCCACCGCCCACGGCGGGCCCACCCTCGCGGTCACCGCCGTCACGGGCCTGCTCGCCCTCCGCGCCGGCCTGCTCCCGTTCGACGCCGTCGCCGTCACGGCGGCGGTGTTCACCGGCCAGCTGACGATCGGCTGGGGCAACGACCTGCTGGACCTCCGTCGTGACCGCGTCGTCGGCCGCACCGACAAGCCGTTGGCCATCGGGGTCCTCCCGGTCAGCCTCGTAGTGCGGGCCCTGGTCGTGGCCGCGGTCGCCTGCCTCGTGCTCTCGGCGCTCGCCGGCTGGCGCAGCGCGCTGGTCAACGCCACCCTTGCCACCGGTGCGGGCCACGCCTACAACCTCGGGCTCAAGGCGACCGCGTGGTCCTGGGCGCCGTACGCCTGCGCCTTCGGGACGCTGCCCTCGGTCGTCACCCTCGCCGGCCCCGCCCAGGGCTGGGCACCCTGGTGGATGACCTGCGCCGGCGCCACGCTCGGTGTCGGGGCACACCTGCTCAACACGCTGCCCGACCTCGCCGACGACGAACGGACCGGCGTCCGCGGCCTCCCGCACCGGATCGGCGAACGCCGCTCGCGCGTGCTTGCCGCCGTGCTGCTGCCCGCCGCCTCGCTGCTCGCCGTGCTCGGCCCCGCGGGAACGCCCCCGGTGTGGGCGTGGGCGGTTGTCGCGCTGGTGACCGTCCTCGCACTGCTCTCACTGGTCGCCCGCGGTCGTGCTCCCTTCCGGGCCGCGGTGGCCATCGCCCTGCTCGACGTCGTCCTGCTCGTGGCGGCCGGCTGA
- a CDS encoding nucleotidyltransferase family protein: protein MGDLAGPDDDGLPPDRTQAILEAAKEVASLLKAGGHSFALAGGVAVYAHGGPGTLQHDVDFCVLPEDIDAVTSTLEAAGLKVVQPPEDWLLKTRSQGQEVDLIFRPSRAPVSRDLLDRAEVLSVQSVWMPVLAATDLLVGRLLAFSEHYCDFGAVLPIARTLREKIDWSRVRHECGAEPMPAAFLFLLERLHVIEPEETGDGDRT from the coding sequence ATGGGCGATCTCGCCGGCCCGGACGACGACGGGCTCCCTCCCGATCGGACCCAGGCCATCCTCGAAGCGGCCAAGGAGGTCGCTTCGCTGCTCAAGGCCGGTGGGCACTCCTTCGCGCTGGCGGGCGGCGTCGCGGTGTACGCCCACGGCGGCCCGGGCACGCTCCAGCACGACGTCGACTTCTGTGTGCTGCCGGAGGACATCGACGCGGTCACCTCCACGCTGGAGGCCGCGGGGCTGAAGGTGGTCCAACCGCCCGAGGACTGGCTGCTGAAGACCCGGAGCCAGGGCCAGGAGGTCGACCTGATCTTCCGGCCGTCCCGGGCGCCGGTCAGCCGCGACCTGCTGGACCGGGCGGAGGTGCTGTCGGTCCAGTCCGTGTGGATGCCCGTGCTCGCGGCGACGGATCTGCTCGTCGGGCGGCTCCTGGCGTTCTCCGAGCACTACTGCGACTTCGGTGCCGTGCTGCCGATCGCCCGCACCCTGCGCGAGAAGATCGACTGGAGCCGGGTGCGGCACGAGTGCGGAGCCGAACCGATGCCCGCGGCCTTCCTCTTTCTGCTGGAGCGCCTTCATGTGATCGAGCCGGAGGAGACCGGCGATGGCGACAGGACATGA
- a CDS encoding lysylphosphatidylglycerol synthase transmembrane domain-containing protein has product MRRILCLLPLVLVLVVAVRHRSVLVEGFARLATARWPWLVAAIGVTCLTWVAAAVTRQGALVERLPAGRLLATQFAAGAANHLLPTGLGASAVNLRFMTVCGVSLSRSSAALALYLLAESVARVGLLLALLLAFPRALRPGPLLPDGASTPLLVTAVAVACGGVAVVLLVRRLRTAVFGFVRTALGEARSVHARPARVLALWGGSLAFPALQAGVLVTVGLALGLDIPVTHMALAYLAATVAVALVPTPGGFGSVEAALVVALVAAGGPAAVATAVVLAFRIITVWLPLLPGALTLGALVRLKVI; this is encoded by the coding sequence GTGCGGCGGATCCTCTGTCTGCTTCCCCTCGTCCTGGTCCTGGTGGTCGCCGTGCGGCACCGCTCCGTGCTCGTCGAGGGCTTCGCCCGTCTCGCGACCGCGCGGTGGCCCTGGCTGGTCGCGGCGATCGGCGTCACCTGTCTGACCTGGGTCGCGGCGGCCGTGACCCGGCAGGGGGCGCTCGTGGAGCGGCTGCCGGCGGGGCGGCTGCTGGCCACCCAGTTCGCGGCGGGCGCGGCGAACCACCTGCTGCCGACCGGGCTGGGCGCGAGCGCGGTGAACCTGCGGTTCATGACGGTGTGCGGGGTGTCGCTGTCCCGTTCGTCGGCGGCGCTCGCGCTGTATCTGCTCGCGGAGTCCGTCGCCCGGGTCGGCCTGCTGCTGGCCCTGCTGCTCGCGTTCCCCCGGGCGCTGCGACCGGGCCCCCTCCTCCCCGACGGCGCGTCAACGCCCTTGCTGGTCACGGCCGTCGCCGTCGCCTGCGGGGGCGTGGCCGTGGTTCTCCTCGTACGGCGGCTGCGTACGGCCGTGTTCGGCTTCGTGCGCACGGCGCTGGGCGAGGCCCGCTCGGTGCACGCGCGGCCGGCGCGGGTCCTGGCGCTCTGGGGCGGTTCGCTGGCGTTCCCGGCGCTCCAGGCGGGCGTACTGGTCACCGTGGGGCTGGCGTTGGGGCTCGACATCCCGGTGACGCACATGGCGCTCGCCTATCTCGCCGCCACGGTCGCGGTCGCCCTGGTACCGACACCGGGCGGGTTCGGGTCGGTGGAGGCCGCGCTCGTGGTCGCCCTGGTGGCGGCGGGCGGTCCGGCGGCCGTGGCGACCGCGGTGGTGCTGGCGTTCCGGATCATCACGGTCTGGCTGCCGCTGCTGCCGGGCGCGTTGACGCTCGGCGCGCTGGTCCGGCTGAAGGTGATCTGA
- a CDS encoding metallophosphoesterase family protein, whose amino-acid sequence MIRVAAVGDIHLGPDSRGLLRPAFDTLPDHADLLLLAGDLTRHGTPEEARVVAEEVAGLPVPVIAVLGNHDHHAERPEDVTAVLRDAGVTVLEGEGTVVRVDGVRVGVAGTKGFGGGFAGRSGSEFGEPEMKAFVRHTRGLADGLRRALDELAEDGCAVRIALTHFAPVPDTLVGEPLEIYPFLGSYLLAEAMDESGADLAVHGHAHLGTEHGITSGGVRVRNVAQPVIRRAFAVYELPVNRGHGSGVGGA is encoded by the coding sequence GTGATCCGGGTCGCGGCCGTCGGGGACATCCATCTGGGGCCGGACAGCCGAGGTCTGCTCCGCCCGGCGTTCGACACGCTGCCCGACCACGCCGACCTGCTGCTGCTCGCCGGGGACCTCACCCGCCACGGCACACCGGAGGAGGCCCGGGTCGTCGCCGAGGAGGTGGCGGGGCTGCCGGTGCCGGTGATCGCCGTCCTCGGGAACCACGACCACCACGCCGAGCGCCCCGAGGACGTGACGGCCGTGCTGCGGGACGCGGGCGTGACCGTCCTGGAGGGTGAGGGCACCGTCGTCCGGGTCGACGGGGTACGGGTCGGGGTCGCCGGGACGAAGGGGTTCGGCGGCGGCTTCGCCGGGCGCAGCGGCAGCGAGTTCGGCGAACCCGAGATGAAGGCCTTCGTCCGTCACACCCGGGGGCTCGCGGACGGACTGCGTCGCGCCCTCGACGAGTTGGCGGAGGACGGCTGCGCGGTCCGTATCGCGCTCACCCACTTCGCCCCCGTACCGGACACACTCGTCGGTGAGCCGCTGGAGATCTACCCCTTCCTCGGCAGCTACCTCCTGGCGGAGGCGATGGACGAGTCCGGCGCCGACCTCGCCGTCCACGGCCACGCCCATCTGGGTACCGAGCACGGCATCACGAGCGGTGGTGTGCGGGTGCGCAATGTCGCCCAGCCCGTCATCCGGCGTGCCTTCGCGGTGTACGAGCTGCCGGTGAACCGGGGCCACGGTTCAGGGGTGGGCGGCGCGTAG
- a CDS encoding isoprenylcysteine carboxyl methyltransferase family protein, with protein sequence MSSEVLFTVLVLAVGLERVAELAVSRRNAALSLARGGVESGRGHYPFMVVLHTGLLVGAVVEVWMRRPDTAVVLAWGMLALVAASQALRWWCIATLGRQWNTRVIVVPGAARVTGGPYRWIPHPNYVAVVAEGLALPLVHSAWVTAVVFTALNGFLLATRIRTEDTALAQLA encoded by the coding sequence GTGAGCAGCGAGGTTCTGTTCACCGTCCTGGTCCTGGCCGTCGGTCTGGAGCGGGTCGCCGAGCTGGCCGTGTCCCGGCGCAACGCCGCCCTCAGCCTCGCGCGGGGCGGCGTGGAGTCCGGGCGGGGGCACTACCCGTTCATGGTGGTGCTGCACACCGGCCTGCTCGTCGGCGCGGTCGTGGAGGTGTGGATGCGCCGACCGGACACGGCAGTGGTCCTCGCCTGGGGCATGCTCGCCCTCGTCGCGGCCTCGCAGGCGTTGCGCTGGTGGTGCATCGCGACCCTGGGACGGCAGTGGAACACCCGGGTGATCGTCGTGCCGGGTGCCGCGCGCGTGACGGGCGGCCCCTACCGCTGGATCCCGCACCCCAACTACGTCGCCGTCGTCGCGGAGGGGCTCGCGCTGCCCCTGGTGCACTCGGCCTGGGTCACGGCGGTCGTCTTCACCGCGCTGAACGGGTTCCTGCTCGCCACTCGCATCCGCACCGAGGACACCGCCCTGGCACAACTGGCCTGA
- a CDS encoding type III polyketide synthase, which yields MTMRVLSVRGALPEHRHRQEEITESFTTTLVGDTVNRGIVERFHRNVCVETRHTVLPLEEYPRLKSFGQANDVFIRAGVELGARAVVDALKGVGLTPADVDYIVSCTVTGLAVPSLEARVAAEIGLRPDVVRLPLVGLGCVAGVAGIARLHDLLRGRPDGVAVLMSVELCSLTLQRDDTSAANLVASGLFGDGAAAVVAVGPEHALAQSDDPARPEVLASRSRLYPDSEHMMGWDVGSGGLRIVLDPSVPDLVRRHIGDDVRGFLADHRLTRDDLGWYVAHPGGPKVLEALQDALGVERDALGMTWDSLRRIGNLSSSSVLHVLADTLADRPPPPGSYGLMLAMGPGFCSEFVLLRAPGGER from the coding sequence ATGACCATGCGCGTCCTCAGCGTTCGCGGCGCCCTGCCCGAGCACCGCCATCGGCAGGAGGAGATCACCGAGTCCTTCACCACCACGCTGGTCGGGGACACGGTCAACCGCGGCATCGTGGAACGGTTCCACCGCAACGTCTGCGTCGAGACCCGGCACACCGTGCTCCCGCTGGAGGAGTACCCCCGGCTCAAGAGCTTCGGCCAGGCGAACGACGTCTTCATCCGGGCCGGCGTCGAGCTGGGCGCTCGCGCGGTCGTCGACGCGCTCAAGGGCGTCGGCCTGACACCGGCCGACGTCGACTACATCGTGTCGTGCACGGTGACCGGCCTGGCCGTCCCCTCCCTCGAGGCTCGCGTCGCGGCGGAGATCGGGCTGCGGCCCGATGTGGTGCGCCTTCCCCTCGTCGGCCTCGGCTGCGTGGCGGGCGTGGCCGGTATCGCCCGTCTGCACGACCTGCTGCGCGGCCGCCCGGACGGGGTCGCGGTGCTGATGTCGGTCGAGCTGTGCTCGCTCACGCTGCAGCGCGACGACACCTCGGCCGCCAACCTCGTGGCCAGCGGCCTGTTCGGGGACGGCGCCGCGGCGGTGGTCGCCGTCGGACCCGAGCACGCGCTCGCCCAGTCCGACGACCCGGCTCGTCCCGAGGTGCTCGCGTCGCGCAGCCGTCTCTACCCCGACTCGGAACACATGATGGGCTGGGACGTCGGCTCCGGCGGGCTGCGGATCGTTCTCGACCCCTCGGTCCCCGACCTGGTGCGCCGTCACATCGGCGACGACGTCCGCGGCTTCCTCGCCGACCACCGCCTGACCCGCGACGACCTGGGCTGGTACGTCGCGCACCCCGGCGGCCCCAAGGTCCTCGAAGCGCTGCAGGACGCCCTCGGGGTCGAGCGGGACGCCCTGGGCATGACCTGGGACTCGCTGCGCCGGATCGGCAACCTGTCCTCATCCTCGGTGCTGCACGTCCTGGCGGACACGCTCGCCGACCGTCCGCCCCCGCCCGGCTCCTACGGGCTCATGCTCGCCATGGGCCCGGGCTTCTGTTCGGAGTTCGTGCTCCTGCGCGCTCCGGGTGGTGAGCGGTGA
- a CDS encoding NAD(P)/FAD-dependent oxidoreductase translates to MDLLVVGGGPAGLATALHAARAGLDVAVWERRAGTVDKACGEGLMPGAVTALTALGVRPPGHDLRGIRYVAGPRRVDADFGAGPGRGVRRTTLHAALRETVLAAGVPIERRTAHHVQQDEDGVSVDGTRAGHLVAADGLHSPIRRALGLDRPRRARARHGLRRHYELAPWSDHVEVHWARRAEAYVTPVAGDLVGVAVLTGARGSFDDHLADFPELRERLAGARHAGPVRGAGPLRQDTSARTAGRVLLVGDAAGYVDALTGEGIALALAQAPAAVRAVTSGDVTGYEREWRQLTRRYRWLTHALLGATRVPPVRAALVPLAQRLPWLFSATVDALARPAGQHREAQRA, encoded by the coding sequence ATGGACCTGCTCGTCGTCGGCGGAGGGCCGGCGGGCCTGGCCACGGCCCTGCACGCGGCCCGGGCGGGGCTCGACGTCGCCGTGTGGGAGCGACGCGCCGGTACCGTCGACAAGGCCTGCGGCGAGGGACTGATGCCGGGTGCCGTCACCGCCCTGACGGCACTCGGTGTGCGCCCGCCGGGTCACGACCTGCGCGGCATCCGCTACGTCGCCGGACCGCGCCGGGTCGATGCCGACTTCGGGGCGGGCCCGGGCCGGGGGGTACGCCGCACGACACTGCACGCGGCTCTGCGCGAGACGGTGCTGGCCGCGGGCGTACCGATCGAGCGGCGCACGGCGCACCACGTCCAGCAGGACGAGGACGGTGTGTCGGTCGACGGCACCCGGGCCGGCCACCTCGTCGCGGCCGACGGCCTGCATTCGCCGATCCGCCGGGCCCTGGGCCTCGACCGGCCGCGCCGGGCCCGCGCGCGGCACGGGCTGCGGCGCCACTACGAGCTCGCCCCCTGGAGCGACCACGTCGAGGTGCACTGGGCCCGCCGCGCGGAGGCCTACGTGACCCCGGTCGCCGGCGACCTCGTGGGCGTCGCGGTGCTCACCGGGGCCCGCGGATCGTTCGACGACCACCTCGCCGACTTCCCCGAGCTGCGGGAGCGGCTGGCCGGGGCCCGGCACGCCGGACCGGTGCGTGGGGCGGGCCCGCTCCGCCAGGACACGAGCGCGCGCACCGCCGGCCGAGTGCTGCTCGTCGGCGATGCCGCCGGCTACGTCGACGCGCTGACCGGTGAGGGCATCGCGCTGGCGCTCGCGCAGGCGCCGGCGGCCGTCCGGGCCGTCACCAGCGGTGACGTGACGGGCTACGAGCGGGAGTGGCGGCAGCTCACACGGCGCTACCGCTGGCTGACCCACGCGCTGCTCGGCGCGACGCGGGTGCCGCCGGTTCGCGCGGCGCTGGTTCCTCTGGCACAGCGGCTGCCGTGGCTGTTCTCCGCGACCGTCGACGCGCTGGCCCGCCCGGCCGGGCAGCATCGCGAGGCTCAGCGTGCGTAG
- a CDS encoding N-6 DNA methylase, with protein MTDTPAPMATPLVTGSEIARLAGVTRAAVSNWRRRYDDFPTPTGGGANSPLFDLAEVQAWLDRQRKGQEVSVEVQLWQALRGVYGDDMLGGLVDVARLLTEGEAPEELPAEVARLARDLAESGGAADVVSVLAERFTDSVRRAGSDQVTSPRVIRAVRHFAGEVAPDATLFDPACGIGSLLLAVGPERGPGRHGQESDARRAKFAQLRADLTGRIGVGIVTGDSLRDDQWTDLKADLVVCDPPVGEPDWGREDLLLDSRWEFGTPSRAEGELAWLQHAYAHTAPGGRVLMVLPASVAYRKAGRRIRAELVRRGILTQVTALPSGTAASHALPVHLWQLRRPRTPGDAVTSVRMVDLTAGDPDGSLEPDPEQMAEVPLIDLLDDAVDLTPGRHVEDSHRDYAVEYQTLRRELTEQVRLLAELLPALVAGDGPSSLDGPTVGVADLARAGLVEYGDPEPVSISDQLDTDYLQGFLRSAANTRRSTSASGTFRLDGKGARIPQMDITEQRRYGAAFRALQEFEERARRVVELSRDAATLARDGLGNGALAPDS; from the coding sequence ATGACGGACACGCCCGCCCCCATGGCCACCCCGCTGGTCACCGGCTCCGAGATCGCCAGGCTCGCGGGCGTCACCCGCGCCGCCGTCTCGAACTGGCGGCGCCGTTACGACGACTTCCCCACGCCGACCGGCGGGGGTGCCAACAGTCCGCTGTTCGACCTGGCTGAGGTGCAGGCCTGGCTGGACAGGCAGCGCAAGGGGCAGGAAGTCTCCGTGGAGGTGCAGCTGTGGCAGGCGCTGCGCGGCGTGTACGGCGACGACATGCTGGGCGGGCTCGTGGATGTGGCCCGTCTCCTCACCGAGGGAGAGGCACCTGAGGAGCTTCCGGCGGAAGTCGCCCGGCTGGCGCGGGATCTGGCCGAGAGCGGTGGCGCGGCAGACGTGGTGAGCGTCCTCGCTGAGCGCTTCACCGACTCCGTGCGCCGGGCCGGATCGGACCAGGTCACCTCACCGCGCGTCATCCGGGCCGTACGCCACTTCGCCGGTGAGGTGGCACCTGACGCGACCCTCTTCGACCCGGCCTGCGGCATCGGCTCCCTCCTGCTCGCCGTCGGTCCGGAGCGAGGCCCTGGGCGCCACGGGCAGGAGTCCGATGCCCGCCGGGCCAAGTTCGCGCAGCTGAGGGCCGACCTCACCGGGCGAATCGGTGTCGGCATCGTCACGGGGGACTCCCTGCGGGACGACCAGTGGACGGACCTCAAGGCCGACCTGGTCGTCTGTGATCCGCCCGTCGGCGAACCCGACTGGGGGCGTGAGGATCTGTTGCTCGACTCGCGCTGGGAGTTCGGCACCCCGTCTCGTGCCGAAGGCGAACTCGCCTGGCTGCAGCACGCCTATGCGCACACCGCGCCCGGCGGTCGTGTCCTCATGGTCCTGCCCGCCTCGGTCGCCTACCGCAAGGCCGGCCGCCGTATCCGCGCCGAGCTCGTACGACGGGGCATCCTCACCCAGGTCACCGCCCTTCCGTCCGGCACGGCGGCCTCGCACGCGCTTCCGGTCCACCTGTGGCAGCTGCGTCGCCCGCGGACCCCGGGGGATGCCGTCACCAGTGTCCGCATGGTCGATCTGACGGCGGGCGATCCGGACGGCTCACTGGAACCGGACCCCGAGCAGATGGCGGAAGTCCCCCTGATCGATCTGCTGGACGATGCCGTGGACCTCACGCCCGGCCGTCATGTCGAGGATTCCCATCGCGACTACGCGGTCGAATATCAGACCTTGCGACGGGAGTTGACGGAGCAGGTGAGGCTGTTGGCGGAGTTGCTGCCCGCGTTGGTCGCGGGCGACGGCCCCAGCTCTCTGGACGGACCTACCGTCGGCGTCGCCGACCTCGCGCGTGCCGGGCTCGTCGAGTACGGCGATCCGGAACCGGTCTCGATCAGCGACCAGCTCGACACCGACTACCTCCAGGGCTTCCTGCGCAGCGCGGCCAACACCCGGCGCTCCACGAGCGCCAGCGGCACCTTCCGCCTCGACGGCAAGGGCGCCCGCATCCCGCAGATGGACATCACCGAGCAACGGCGGTACGGGGCAGCCTTCCGCGCGCTTCAGGAGTTCGAGGAGCGAGCGCGGAGAGTGGTGGAGCTGAGCCGGGACGCGGCGACCCTGGCCAGGGACGGGCTCGGCAACGGCGCGCTCGCTCCCGACAGCTGA